In the Moraxella osloensis genome, GCCCCGCAGTTTGCTCAATAATAGCTTCTGCGGCATCAACTTTATCAAAATTGACAGGAATTGCGCCATACGTATCTTGTGCGTATTGCAGACGATAGTCATTGTGGTCAACGATGAATATTTGTGCAGCGCCTAACATTTTGGCACAGGCGGCTGATAATAAGCCCACAGGTCCTGCACCATAGATAGCCAAGGTCGAACCTTTGGTGACATTGGCATTCGTTACCGCTTGCCAAGCAGTCGGCAAAATATCCGATAAGAACAATACTTTCTCATCAGGCAATGAACCTGGAACTTTAAAAGGACCAAAATTGGCTTTTGGGACACGCACATATTCTGCTTGTCCCCCCGGCACACCACCGTATAAATGACTAAAACCGAACAATGCCGAAGGTGGTGGAATAAGCTTTTTGTTCATCGCTGCGCCTGGACCCTCATTGGTGGTCTCACAGGCTGCCATCAAATCATTTTGACAAAAAAAGCAGCTACCACAGGCAATTACAAAGGGTATCACCACGCGATCACCTTTTTTTACCGCCGTGACGTCAGCGCCCACTTCTTCGACAACCCCCATAAATTCATGACCAAAAATATCGCCTTCTTCGGTCGCAGGGATTTTGCCACGGTATAAATGTAAGTCCGAGCCACAAATGGCGGTAGCGGTGACTTTTAAGATAATATCATCTTTGGCTTGTAATTTTGGGTCGGGCACATTGTCGACTCGAACATCTTTGGCACCGTGATAGGTTAATGCGCGCATGGGTATGACTCCTAGTTATTGTTTTGCTGTTATTGTTTTTTGACTGTTATCTGACCAAATAATACAGCGGCACTGAACTGTTATGTGGCGTTATCATTTGATGTTTTGCAGAGTAACACGCGCCATGCACGGTTGTTGTCTATTCATGTAGTAGATAGGTAAATGTAATGTAAGCCGCCTTACAATAAACCATTGAAAATATTATAT is a window encoding:
- a CDS encoding zinc-dependent alcohol dehydrogenase, giving the protein MRALTYHGAKDVRVDNVPDPKLQAKDDIILKVTATAICGSDLHLYRGKIPATEEGDIFGHEFMGVVEEVGADVTAVKKGDRVVIPFVIACGSCFFCQNDLMAACETTNEGPGAAMNKKLIPPPSALFGFSHLYGGVPGGQAEYVRVPKANFGPFKVPGSLPDEKVLFLSDILPTAWQAVTNANVTKGSTLAIYGAGPVGLLSAACAKMLGAAQIFIVDHNDYRLQYAQDTYGAIPVNFDKVDAAEAIIEQTAGHRGVDAVIDAVGFESKGSIVETVLTTLKLEGSSGAALRQCMAAVRRGGTVSIPGVYAGPIHGFLMGDAFDKGLTFKMGQTHVHKYLPQLLEHIENGDLSPEAIITHRMNLSDAAKGYEIFEKREEECRKVILTP